The Streptomyces sp. Alt3 genome has a segment encoding these proteins:
- a CDS encoding MSMEG_1061 family FMN-dependent PPOX-type flavoprotein, whose translation MSNAAPVAAPADASSPAGAPLAGAVPLRDAEQLREILGTPWPLVIDKVHDELTEDDLDLLARAPFCAVSTSDADGNCDTSPRGGEPGFTRVLDSRTLVMPDLPGNRRGDSFHNILVNPHVGLLYLIPGAMTVLRINGRARVLTDAPVFDEMTVKGRRPDLALVVDIDEIYLHCPASLKRSGMWAPKTWESPAGKAR comes from the coding sequence TTGTCGAACGCCGCGCCCGTGGCAGCCCCCGCCGACGCGTCCTCCCCCGCCGGTGCCCCCCTGGCCGGGGCGGTGCCACTGCGGGACGCGGAGCAGCTGCGGGAGATCCTCGGCACGCCCTGGCCCCTCGTGATCGACAAGGTCCACGACGAGCTCACCGAGGACGACCTCGACCTGCTGGCCCGCGCCCCGTTCTGTGCGGTCTCGACGTCCGACGCCGACGGCAACTGCGACACCTCCCCGCGCGGCGGTGAGCCGGGCTTCACCCGGGTCCTGGACTCCCGGACCCTCGTGATGCCCGATCTGCCGGGCAACCGCCGCGGTGACAGCTTCCACAACATCCTGGTCAACCCGCACGTCGGCCTGCTGTACCTGATACCCGGCGCGATGACCGTCCTGCGGATCAACGGGCGGGCCCGCGTCCTCACCGACGCCCCCGTCTTCGACGAGATGACGGTGAAGGGCCGGCGCCCCGACCTCGCGCTGGTGGTGGACATCGACGAGATCTACCTGCACTGCCCGGCGTCCCTGAAGCGCTCGGGCATGTGGGCCCCGAAGACGTGGGAGAGCCCGGCGGGCAAGGCCCGGTAG
- a CDS encoding glycoside hydrolase family 3 N-terminal domain-containing protein, with the protein MPSMPHHRSRHRARPATAALAAATVLASLLAGAVPSAAADAEDPAPVLVDRFEGEVPFGNPPADSLFTWGGDADDHPALKFEERADAPEGDKVLQGTYDISAWGGLSHEFAVDQPPKDWTAHKGIRFWWYGQNTAPLPPGSGKRINFEIKDGGANGGASELWTTSFTDDWEGWQQVEIPFADFVYRADYQPVGGIDQLLGLNEMWGYALTLPTGAPGSFAMDAVELYGKADPALKSSVVVDSAVHTVKEGGRADIRISVATTGSVPTEEPVTVAYTTKGGTAEAGKDYTPVTGTHTFPAGTASGTAHTVNVATTKDKGAESAETIPLELTVTGAKAPKENPQVVIDAHGLPYQNAKLPVKKRVADLLARMSPAEKAGQMTQAERNALKSQGDIAAYDLGSLLSGGGSVPTPNTPEAWAKTVDAYQLRAQATRFQIPLIYGVDAVHGHNNVIGSTIMPHNIGIGAGRDPKLAERTGAVTANEVRATGIPWDFAPCVCVTRDERWGRSYEAYGEDPALVEAMETVITGMQGSPSGKDLARNDKVLASAKHFVGDGGTEFGSSTTGSYTIDQGVTKVTRQELEAVHLAPFTESVKRGVGTVMPSYSSLDILGDDAGPVKMHANAEMINGVLKDRMGFEGFVISDWQAIDQIPGDYASDVRTSVNAGLDMIMVPTAYQDFTTTLRAEVAAGRISQARIDDAVARILTQKFRLGLFEKPYADTSNLGKVGSAEHRAVAREAAAKSQVLLKNDGSVLPLKPSQKVYVAGSNADDLGNQAGGWTISWQGASGATTTGTTILKGIEKNTSSATFSEDASAPTEGYDAGVVVVGEKPYAEGIGDVGNGHDLELTDADKAAVDTVCAAMKCAVLVVSGRPQLVGDRLGDIDALVASWLPGTEGDGVADVLYGKRAFTGQLPVTWPKSESQLPINVGDATYDPQFPYGWGLTTLRKAPSGGEATLTALAVAAQLAERAGLGRTAAGKEIVDRARLLVQQRTGGKLTAAVSEPFAEADHLLLTGDLTGAVAKLRTAYRAV; encoded by the coding sequence ATGCCAAGCATGCCGCACCACCGCTCACGTCACCGCGCGAGACCGGCCACGGCCGCACTCGCCGCCGCCACCGTCCTCGCCTCACTGCTCGCCGGGGCCGTCCCCAGCGCGGCGGCCGACGCAGAGGACCCCGCACCGGTCCTCGTCGACCGCTTCGAGGGCGAGGTGCCGTTCGGCAACCCGCCCGCCGACTCCCTGTTCACCTGGGGCGGCGACGCGGACGACCACCCCGCCCTGAAGTTCGAGGAGCGCGCCGACGCCCCCGAGGGCGACAAGGTGCTCCAGGGCACGTACGACATCAGCGCGTGGGGCGGGCTCAGCCACGAGTTCGCCGTCGACCAGCCCCCGAAGGACTGGACCGCGCACAAGGGCATCCGCTTCTGGTGGTACGGGCAGAACACAGCGCCCCTGCCGCCCGGTTCGGGCAAGCGGATCAACTTCGAGATCAAGGACGGCGGAGCCAACGGCGGCGCCTCCGAGCTGTGGACCACCTCCTTCACCGACGACTGGGAGGGCTGGCAGCAGGTCGAGATCCCCTTCGCGGACTTCGTCTACCGGGCCGACTACCAGCCCGTCGGCGGCATCGACCAGCTCCTCGGCCTGAACGAGATGTGGGGCTACGCCCTCACCCTCCCGACCGGCGCCCCCGGGTCCTTCGCGATGGACGCGGTCGAGCTGTACGGGAAGGCAGACCCGGCCCTGAAGTCGAGCGTCGTCGTCGACTCCGCCGTGCACACGGTCAAGGAGGGCGGCCGGGCCGACATCAGGATCTCCGTCGCCACCACCGGCTCGGTCCCCACCGAGGAGCCCGTCACGGTCGCCTACACGACCAAGGGCGGCACCGCCGAGGCCGGCAAGGACTACACCCCGGTCACCGGCACCCACACCTTCCCCGCGGGGACGGCGTCCGGCACCGCGCACACCGTCAACGTGGCCACCACGAAGGACAAGGGGGCCGAGTCCGCGGAGACGATCCCGCTGGAGCTCACGGTCACCGGTGCCAAGGCGCCCAAGGAGAACCCGCAGGTCGTCATCGACGCCCATGGGCTGCCCTACCAGAACGCGAAGCTCCCCGTGAAGAAGCGCGTCGCCGACCTGCTGGCGCGGATGTCCCCGGCGGAGAAGGCCGGCCAGATGACGCAGGCCGAGCGCAACGCGCTGAAGTCGCAGGGCGACATCGCCGCGTACGACCTCGGCTCCCTGCTCTCGGGCGGCGGCTCCGTGCCCACCCCCAACACGCCCGAGGCCTGGGCGAAGACGGTGGACGCCTACCAGCTGCGCGCGCAGGCCACCCGCTTCCAGATCCCGCTGATCTACGGCGTGGACGCGGTGCACGGCCACAACAACGTCATCGGGTCGACGATCATGCCGCACAACATCGGCATCGGCGCGGGCCGCGACCCGAAGCTCGCGGAGAGGACGGGCGCCGTCACCGCGAACGAGGTGCGCGCCACCGGCATCCCGTGGGACTTCGCCCCCTGCGTGTGCGTCACCCGCGACGAGCGCTGGGGCCGGTCCTACGAGGCGTACGGCGAGGACCCCGCCCTGGTCGAGGCCATGGAGACGGTCATCACCGGCATGCAGGGCAGCCCGTCGGGCAAGGACCTCGCCCGCAACGACAAGGTGCTGGCCAGCGCCAAGCACTTCGTCGGCGACGGCGGCACGGAGTTCGGCTCCTCCACCACCGGCTCCTACACCATCGACCAGGGCGTCACGAAGGTCACCCGGCAGGAACTCGAAGCCGTCCACCTCGCGCCGTTCACCGAATCCGTGAAGCGGGGCGTCGGCACGGTCATGCCGTCCTACTCCTCGCTGGACATCCTCGGCGACGACGCCGGCCCGGTGAAGATGCACGCCAACGCCGAGATGATCAACGGCGTGCTCAAGGACCGGATGGGCTTCGAGGGCTTCGTCATCAGCGACTGGCAGGCCATCGACCAGATCCCCGGTGACTACGCCAGCGACGTCCGCACCTCGGTCAACGCCGGACTGGACATGATCATGGTCCCGACCGCGTACCAGGACTTCACGACGACGCTCCGGGCGGAGGTCGCCGCGGGCCGGATCAGCCAGGCCCGCATCGACGACGCCGTCGCGCGGATCCTCACCCAGAAGTTCCGCCTCGGCCTCTTCGAGAAGCCGTACGCCGACACCTCGAACCTCGGGAAGGTCGGCTCGGCCGAGCACCGCGCGGTCGCCCGTGAGGCGGCGGCCAAGTCCCAGGTCCTCCTGAAGAACGACGGCTCGGTCCTCCCGCTGAAGCCTTCGCAGAAGGTCTACGTCGCCGGCTCCAACGCCGACGACCTCGGCAACCAGGCCGGCGGCTGGACCATCAGCTGGCAGGGCGCCTCCGGTGCCACCACCACGGGCACGACGATCCTGAAGGGCATCGAGAAGAACACCTCGTCCGCGACCTTCTCCGAGGACGCCTCCGCCCCGACCGAGGGATACGACGCCGGAGTCGTGGTCGTCGGCGAGAAGCCGTACGCCGAGGGCATCGGAGACGTCGGCAACGGTCACGACCTGGAGCTCACCGATGCCGACAAGGCGGCCGTCGACACGGTCTGCGCCGCGATGAAGTGCGCGGTCCTCGTCGTCTCCGGCCGTCCCCAGCTCGTCGGCGACCGCCTCGGCGACATCGACGCCCTGGTCGCCTCCTGGCTGCCGGGGACCGAGGGCGACGGCGTCGCCGACGTCCTCTACGGGAAGCGGGCCTTCACCGGGCAGCTCCCGGTGACCTGGCCGAAGTCCGAGTCGCAGCTGCCGATCAACGTCGGCGACGCGACGTACGACCCGCAGTTCCCCTACGGCTGGGGACTGACCACCCTGCGCAAGGCCCCCTCCGGCGGCGAGGCCACGCTCACCGCTCTCGCCGTCGCCGCGCAGCTCGCCGAGCGGGCGGGCCTCGGAAGGACCGCGGCGGGCAAGGAGATCGTGGACCGGGCCAGGCTCCTGGTCCAGCAGCGGACCGGCGGAAAGCTGACCGCGGCGGTGTCCGAGCCGTTCGCCGAGGCCGACCATCTGCTGCTCACCGGTGATCTGACCGGCGCCGTGGCGAAGCTGCGCACGGCGTACCGCGCCGTGTAA